From the Methanobacterium spitsbergense genome, one window contains:
- a CDS encoding 7-carboxy-7-deazaguanine synthase QueE translates to MKTHVNEVFSSIQGEGILIGRRQVFIRFSGCNLDCNYCDTSKSRDPLLGDLISTEELLFKINKLITPDFHSISLTGGEPLLHSDFIKEILEQNEFKSLLETNGSLPGELQKIAGLLDYVSLDIKLPEHEASKNWDDLFGLELKSIKLLRDEEINTYCKVVVMPETKVDMIGLIASKIAEEVQNTSKLSMVIQPVSPLDLWADGSQKLFEISEEAGKYIDVLTIPQIHKLLNVR, encoded by the coding sequence ATGAAAACTCATGTTAACGAAGTTTTCTCAAGTATTCAGGGCGAAGGAATCCTTATAGGACGGAGACAAGTATTTATAAGGTTTTCAGGTTGCAACCTTGACTGTAATTACTGTGACACCTCTAAAAGCCGTGACCCGCTTTTAGGTGATTTAATATCTACAGAAGAGCTTTTATTTAAAATTAATAAATTAATAACTCCAGATTTTCATTCTATCTCTTTAACTGGTGGTGAACCACTATTACATTCAGATTTCATAAAAGAAATCTTAGAACAAAATGAATTCAAATCATTATTGGAGACTAATGGTTCTTTACCAGGGGAATTACAGAAAATTGCTGGTTTATTGGATTATGTATCTTTAGATATAAAATTACCAGAACATGAAGCTTCTAAAAATTGGGATGATCTATTTGGTTTGGAGTTAAAATCCATAAAACTATTAAGAGATGAAGAGATAAATACATACTGTAAAGTGGTTGTGATGCCCGAGACAAAAGTGGATATGATTGGTTTAATTGCCTCAAAGATAGCCGAAGAAGTTCAAAACACTTCAAAGTTGTCAATGGTGATTCAACCGGTAAGTCCTCTTGATCTTTGGGCAGATGGTAGCCAGAAACTATTTGAAATATCTGAAGAAGCAGGGAAATATATCGATGTATTAACCATACCACAAATTCATAAACTTCTAAATGTCAGGTAG
- a CDS encoding homoserine dehydrogenase, whose product MDNVVNIGLIGFGTIGSGVVETINKNIDLIENKVGKKVKLKKVVDLDISTDRGVEISSEILSTDINDILEDPEIEIVIELIGGYQPALKFILMAMEKGKHIVTANKALLAKHWTEIISSAQKNHVRICFEASVGGGIPLLQPLNESLSANHIISSYSIINGTANYILTKMSEEGRDFDDVLKEAQKKGYAESDPTFDIEGDDTAQKLIILTIIGFGVYIKQENFHVEGITNITQEDINFAKNELNCCIKLLAISKLVDGKLEVRVHPTLVPNDHLLSSVNGVFNGVYLVGDIVGPVMMYGPGAGMMPTASAVVGDCIDIIENMEKPVLYGPSTTTVKAIGNITDLKSKYYIRLLTDDRPGVLHEISGILSQHNISIGSMTQKQQDETNGIPIFMVTHTALELDMIEAIHKIDQLDCVKDQTHFIRVL is encoded by the coding sequence ATGGATAATGTCGTGAATATTGGACTTATTGGTTTCGGAACAATTGGAAGTGGAGTTGTTGAAACCATTAATAAAAACATTGATCTTATTGAGAATAAAGTTGGAAAGAAAGTAAAACTAAAAAAAGTTGTTGATCTTGATATTAGCACTGACAGAGGTGTAGAAATTTCCAGTGAAATACTTTCAACCGATATTAATGATATCTTAGAAGATCCAGAAATTGAAATAGTCATAGAACTCATTGGAGGATACCAGCCAGCACTTAAATTTATATTAATGGCCATGGAAAAAGGTAAGCACATAGTGACTGCAAATAAAGCTTTACTTGCAAAACACTGGACTGAAATTATTTCTTCGGCACAAAAAAACCATGTGAGAATTTGTTTTGAGGCCAGTGTCGGTGGTGGAATACCACTGCTTCAGCCACTAAATGAAAGTCTTTCAGCTAATCATATAATTTCCAGTTATAGCATAATTAATGGAACTGCAAATTATATACTCACCAAAATGTCTGAAGAAGGCAGAGATTTTGATGATGTTCTCAAAGAAGCACAGAAAAAAGGTTATGCAGAATCAGATCCTACTTTTGATATTGAAGGAGATGATACGGCTCAAAAACTTATAATACTGACCATTATAGGTTTTGGTGTTTATATCAAGCAGGAAAACTTCCATGTTGAGGGCATAACAAATATAACACAAGAAGATATTAATTTTGCAAAGAATGAACTTAATTGTTGCATTAAACTACTTGCAATTTCAAAATTAGTTGATGGCAAGTTAGAAGTTAGGGTGCATCCAACACTCGTGCCAAATGATCATCTTCTTTCAAGTGTGAATGGTGTATTCAATGGAGTGTATCTTGTTGGAGACATTGTTGGGCCTGTTATGATGTACGGTCCAGGAGCAGGTATGATGCCTACAGCAAGTGCTGTGGTAGGGGATTGCATAGACATAATCGAGAATATGGAAAAACCAGTTCTTTATGGCCCATCAACTACAACGGTAAAAGCAATTGGTAACATAACAGATTTAAAATCTAAATATTATATCCGCCTATTAACCGATGATAGGCCGGGTGTGCTCCATGAAATATCTGGAATCCTCAGCCAGCATAATATAAGTATTGGTTCAATGACTCAAAAACAGCAAGATGAGACTAACGGAATTCCTATCTTTATGGTGACACATACTGCACTTGAATTGGATATGATAGAAGCTATCCATAAAATTGATCAATTAGATTGTGTCAAAGATCAAACTCATTTTATTAGAGTACTTTAA
- a CDS encoding DUF6448 family protein, producing the protein MAPLCDTMDGPVVTAAELALEMENINYVIPYIKKEYERELRDAFDRVVIVRELSGEAAEVADYWFFETAIRLHMLGNGKSYNGIKHSSLNWGPVINKAEETIEIGDKTVLEEFLMNLIEESFENRFEDMMSKKEYDLNDVDAARDYITAMLEFIRFSHELYNHIEKTNQNFNP; encoded by the coding sequence ATGGCACCGCTTTGTGATACAATGGATGGGCCGGTTGTAACAGCCGCTGAACTCGCATTAGAAATGGAAAACATAAATTATGTAATTCCCTATATAAAAAAGGAATATGAAAGAGAGTTAAGAGATGCTTTTGATAGAGTGGTTATTGTAAGAGAGCTCAGTGGCGAAGCAGCTGAAGTTGCTGACTACTGGTTTTTTGAAACTGCGATTAGATTGCATATGTTGGGGAATGGAAAATCTTACAATGGAATAAAACATTCTAGTCTAAACTGGGGGCCTGTGATCAACAAGGCAGAAGAAACAATTGAAATAGGGGATAAAACTGTATTAGAAGAATTTTTAATGAATTTAATTGAAGAATCGTTTGAAAATCGGTTTGAAGATATGATGTCCAAGAAGGAATATGATCTCAATGATGTTGATGCTGCAAGAGATTATATAACCGCCATGCTTGAATTTATTCGATTCTCACATGAATTGTACAATCATATAGAGAAAACAAATCAGAATTTTAATCCATAA
- a CDS encoding pyridoxamine 5'-phosphate oxidase family protein: MRRKEKEIKNKNMIEAILQEADHCIVALSSNNNPYIVPMNFGYKNQTLYLHSSNEGKKIEILKVNNRVSFGVEIDIELVKDQNPCKWGMKYKSVVGCGYAYFIEDSKKKKEALDIIMAKYSKNANFEYSETTLNNLTLIRVEVKELTGKISGYGSNVANKE; encoded by the coding sequence ATGAGAAGAAAGGAAAAGGAAATAAAGAATAAAAATATGATTGAAGCAATATTACAAGAAGCAGATCATTGCATAGTGGCGTTATCAAGTAATAACAATCCTTACATAGTACCCATGAACTTTGGATACAAAAATCAGACTTTATATCTCCACTCTTCAAATGAAGGAAAAAAGATAGAAATCTTAAAAGTTAACAATAGGGTTTCATTTGGTGTTGAGATAGATATTGAGCTTGTGAAAGACCAAAATCCCTGTAAATGGGGAATGAAATACAAAAGTGTTGTTGGATGTGGATATGCATATTTTATAGAAGATTCAAAAAAGAAAAAAGAAGCCCTAGACATTATAATGGCCAAATATTCCAAAAATGCAAATTTTGAATATTCAGAAACTACTCTCAACAATCTAACATTAATTAGAGTTGAAGTAAAAGAATTAACAGGTAAAATATCAGGATATGGCTCAAATGTAGCGAATAAAGAATAA
- a CDS encoding cupin domain-containing protein, whose protein sequence is MSNELLGKTFKVENLIDYQENAVVSREIIRKETGTVTIFAFDKGEGLSEHTAPFDAMVQVVDGKAEIIISNNINIVEKGEMIIMPANDPHALKAIERFKMVLTMIRSN, encoded by the coding sequence ATGTCCAATGAACTATTAGGCAAGACATTTAAGGTTGAAAATTTAATAGATTACCAAGAAAATGCTGTAGTTAGTCGTGAGATCATTAGAAAAGAAACAGGAACAGTTACAATATTCGCATTTGATAAAGGTGAAGGATTAAGCGAACATACCGCCCCATTTGATGCAATGGTACAAGTAGTGGATGGTAAAGCAGAAATTATCATTTCTAATAATATCAACATAGTAGAAAAAGGAGAAATGATTATTATGCCTGCAAATGATCCTCATGCACTTAAAGCAATTGAAAGATTTAAGATGGTTCTAACTATGATCAGATCAAACTGA
- a CDS encoding 6-carboxytetrahydropterin synthase: MKIVINGIHANLRFSSAHMIPKHESCGVIHGHSYIVDVVVDGERSGEFGFVVDFKKVKDIIRKMCKRMDHRVLIPIRNPNINFKNLKGPVEFSIGKKDYMLPLEDCLLLDLKSTSAEDLSEYFAEELYHDLKEINSEISSVQICVNEGIGQGAYFTKNSY, from the coding sequence ATGAAAATAGTTATAAACGGTATTCACGCAAATTTGAGATTTTCTTCAGCACATATGATTCCAAAACACGAATCATGTGGTGTTATACATGGACACTCGTACATAGTTGATGTTGTTGTTGATGGAGAGAGATCAGGAGAATTTGGATTTGTTGTTGATTTCAAAAAAGTCAAGGATATTATAAGAAAAATGTGTAAAAGAATGGATCACAGGGTTCTTATACCTATAAGAAATCCTAATATTAATTTTAAAAATCTTAAAGGTCCTGTGGAATTTTCAATAGGGAAAAAAGATTATATGTTACCTCTTGAAGATTGTTTGCTTCTGGATCTTAAATCAACCTCTGCTGAAGATCTATCCGAATATTTTGCAGAAGAACTTTATCATGATTTAAAGGAAATAAATAGTGAAATTTCCAGTGTTCAGATATGTGTAAATGAGGGAATAGGACAGGGAGCTTATTTCACAAAAAATTCTTACTAA
- a CDS encoding Rieske (2Fe-2S) protein gives MVEFVEVALVDELDDGNMLMSNINGQEILVARVGDNYYGADNRCPHMGGNLSGGKLEGTIVTCPRHHSQFDLTDGHVIRWTDWTGLKLTAAKIFKSPRPLKTHQVKIKEDKIWVMID, from the coding sequence ATGGTTGAATTTGTTGAGGTTGCATTGGTGGATGAATTAGATGATGGCAACATGCTGATGTCAAATATTAATGGACAAGAAATACTTGTTGCAAGGGTTGGAGATAATTATTATGGTGCGGATAACCGTTGCCCACATATGGGAGGTAATCTTTCAGGAGGGAAACTTGAAGGAACAATTGTAACTTGTCCAAGACATCACAGCCAGTTTGACTTGACTGATGGCCATGTAATACGCTGGACAGATTGGACTGGACTTAAATTAACTGCTGCTAAAATATTCAAGTCCCCACGCCCTCTTAAAACTCATCAAGTCAAGATAAAAGAAGATAAAATATGGGTAATGATAGATTAA
- a CDS encoding DUF5612 domain-containing protein, with protein sequence MKEDAITIKAHNKPGVLRDITDMMAKCGINISYTHLFIEKDESASVYMELEDVDDIETLAKNIRTHGNVDKVETHRSLSEIYGKRIIIIGGGAQVAQVAQGAITEADRHNIRGERISVDTIPLVGEHELAEAVSAVGRLPRIGALVLAGSLMGGRITTCIEKIKTEHDVIVISLNMPGSVTEKADLVVTDPVQAGVMAVMAVAETAIFDIKKIGRKKF encoded by the coding sequence ATGAAAGAGGATGCAATAACCATCAAAGCCCACAATAAACCTGGAGTGTTGCGAGATATAACGGATATGATGGCTAAATGTGGGATAAATATTTCATATACTCACCTTTTCATAGAAAAAGATGAATCTGCATCTGTTTATATGGAATTGGAAGATGTGGATGATATAGAAACCCTTGCAAAAAACATTCGTACCCATGGAAATGTTGATAAAGTTGAAACCCACCGTTCTCTGAGTGAGATATATGGAAAGAGAATAATAATTATAGGTGGTGGAGCTCAGGTAGCACAAGTTGCACAAGGTGCCATAACTGAGGCAGACCGTCATAACATCAGGGGCGAAAGGATAAGCGTAGATACCATACCGTTAGTTGGAGAACACGAACTTGCAGAAGCAGTTTCAGCAGTAGGGAGACTTCCAAGAATTGGCGCTCTAGTTTTAGCTGGGTCTCTTATGGGGGGGAGAATAACCACTTGTATTGAAAAAATAAAAACTGAACACGATGTGATTGTTATAAGTCTCAATATGCCTGGAAGTGTAACTGAAAAGGCGGATCTTGTTGTTACAGATCCTGTTCAGGCAGGTGTAATGGCAGTTATGGCTGTAGCTGAAACAGCAATTTTTGATATAAAAAAAATTGGGAGAAAGAAATTTTAA
- the cas4 gene encoding CRISPR-associated protein Cas4, whose protein sequence is MITVSLINEYLYCPLRVYIEFDNPEIYNTSIVAYKLSREAFRGFEEILKRNLWTLKGKMQFKEILEEIFNDVPEYLETVYLKFEDEIIDDEVGIRFESLKEDLKYNSWLIAIKSQKILNSGINGSDAVDMLFPPCLHEFTIEDKEDGLFGKVDKIEIIDGVYYPIKFKTSLPPLKGVWDSDALQVTAYAILMEYEFNKEVPVGFVNYIKLGSKKPVLINSYIREKFLNVYNELSDILYNDYVPEVVKNHKKCLACNYSEICDYNVG, encoded by the coding sequence ATGATTACTGTATCGCTGATAAACGAATATTTGTACTGCCCCTTGAGGGTTTACATAGAATTCGATAATCCAGAAATCTATAACACTTCAATTGTAGCGTATAAATTATCTCGTGAAGCATTCAGAGGTTTTGAAGAAATCCTAAAAAGAAATTTATGGACATTAAAAGGTAAAATGCAATTTAAAGAAATATTAGAAGAGATTTTCAATGATGTTCCAGAGTATTTGGAAACTGTTTATTTGAAATTTGAAGATGAAATAATTGATGATGAAGTTGGTATTAGATTCGAAAGCTTAAAGGAAGATCTGAAATACAATTCATGGTTAATAGCTATAAAAAGTCAAAAAATATTAAATAGCGGAATAAATGGTTCTGATGCTGTAGATATGCTTTTTCCACCTTGTTTACATGAATTTACAATTGAAGATAAGGAAGATGGGCTTTTTGGAAAGGTAGATAAAATAGAAATTATTGATGGAGTGTATTATCCAATTAAATTTAAAACAAGTTTACCTCCTTTAAAAGGTGTGTGGGATTCAGATGCCTTACAAGTAACAGCTTATGCTATTTTGATGGAATATGAATTTAATAAAGAAGTACCGGTGGGTTTTGTCAACTACATAAAATTAGGATCTAAAAAACCAGTTCTGATTAATTCATATATAAGGGAAAAATTCTTGAATGTTTACAATGAACTTTCAGACATATTATACAATGATTATGTTCCTGAAGTTGTTAAAAATCATAAAAAATGCCTTGCTTGTAATTACTCTGAAATATGTGATTATAATGTAGGATAA
- a CDS encoding VOC family protein, which translates to MIKKIVLAGIWVTDQDIAREFYIEKLGFEVQMDTVMKNGYRWLEVVPPGADTALTIAKPYLGQKDVSVGVFSYSTWL; encoded by the coding sequence ATGATCAAAAAGATAGTTCTTGCAGGAATATGGGTTACTGATCAGGATATTGCACGTGAATTCTACATTGAAAAACTTGGTTTTGAAGTTCAAATGGATACCGTAATGAAAAATGGTTACAGATGGCTTGAAGTTGTACCTCCCGGTGCAGATACGGCTTTAACAATAGCTAAACCATATTTAGGTCAAAAAGATGTATCTGTAGGTGTTTTTTCATATAGTACTTGGCTGTGA
- a CDS encoding VOC family protein, whose translation MFFHIVLGCDDIITTCKELKSKGVKFIEEPSIQEWGMMQALFEDPDGNVFVLVERDD comes from the coding sequence GTGTTTTTTCATATAGTACTTGGCTGTGATGACATAATAACTACATGCAAAGAATTAAAATCAAAAGGAGTAAAATTTATTGAAGAGCCCAGTATTCAAGAATGGGGAATGATGCAAGCGCTATTTGAAGACCCTGATGGAAATGTTTTCGTACTTGTGGAGAGGGATGATTAA
- a CDS encoding nucleotidyltransferase domain-containing protein: protein MRARPRDFIHTTDDLFFATTTYLHPDDRIISFLRYIPDQNGDRSLNGIKYSKVDSKQAYEFLGKNFPEYLFDCDITNVLMMGVPTDKVEQILRPNYRLKEIIKSSNRDKLLNNVVKLANIFHESTGIGYDKMGISGSILPGLYNPNVSDMDFVIYGLKNHRKVMETFAEIKKENGPLKGIEGEYWKRLYEKRIKDNSLTYEEFRWYENRKHNRGILDGTLFDILQTRDWDEIKGSYRAIRYEPMGCIEIDCTVKNALAAYDNPAVYQVEDVKVIKGANVPITEVASYTHTYAGQAMENELITARGKLEKVIGEDVNYRLVVGTTRESIGEYIKLKNLKLNIK, encoded by the coding sequence ATGAGAGCCAGACCCCGAGATTTTATACATACAACCGATGATCTGTTCTTTGCAACCACAACATATTTACATCCCGATGATCGGATCATTTCATTTTTAAGATACATACCAGATCAAAATGGGGACCGTTCATTAAATGGTATAAAATATTCCAAAGTGGACTCAAAACAGGCCTATGAGTTTTTAGGGAAGAATTTTCCAGAATATCTTTTTGACTGTGATATAACAAATGTTTTAATGATGGGTGTGCCCACTGACAAAGTAGAGCAAATATTACGACCTAATTATCGTCTTAAAGAGATAATAAAATCTTCAAACAGAGATAAACTACTCAATAATGTTGTAAAACTTGCAAATATATTCCATGAAAGTACAGGAATCGGTTATGATAAAATGGGTATTTCCGGTTCAATACTTCCAGGATTGTACAATCCAAATGTATCTGATATGGACTTCGTTATTTATGGGCTCAAAAATCATAGAAAAGTTATGGAAACCTTTGCAGAGATTAAAAAAGAAAATGGTCCCCTCAAAGGTATTGAAGGTGAATATTGGAAACGGCTTTACGAAAAAAGAATAAAAGATAATTCTTTAACCTATGAAGAGTTCAGATGGTACGAAAACCGCAAACACAACAGGGGTATTTTGGATGGCACATTGTTTGACATCCTTCAAACTCGAGATTGGGACGAGATAAAAGGAAGTTATCGTGCAATTAGATATGAACCAATGGGATGTATCGAAATAGATTGCACTGTTAAAAATGCCCTTGCAGCATATGATAATCCTGCAGTATATCAAGTTGAGGATGTAAAAGTAATTAAAGGAGCAAATGTTCCTATAACTGAAGTTGCTTCGTATACACATACCTATGCCGGGCAAGCAATGGAAAATGAACTTATAACTGCTCGTGGCAAACTTGAAAAGGTTATTGGAGAAGATGTTAATTACAGACTTGTAGTTGGAACAACAAGGGAATCTATTGGAGAATATATCAAATTAAAAAATTTAAAACTAAATATTAAATAA
- a CDS encoding PadR family transcriptional regulator: MACCEMKGYLSYLILWILNRESMNGAQIGRELEIRRGSKPSPGTIYPALKELKNTGLIKTDNNKIYSLTTEGELELITACKYFCRIFYDMNEMADFCKKS, encoded by the coding sequence ATGGCTTGCTGCGAAATGAAGGGATATTTATCTTATCTCATACTATGGATTCTCAACAGAGAAAGCATGAATGGGGCTCAAATTGGTAGAGAATTGGAAATAAGAAGGGGATCTAAACCCAGTCCAGGTACCATTTATCCTGCATTAAAAGAATTGAAAAATACAGGTTTAATTAAGACAGATAACAATAAAATTTATTCATTAACTACTGAAGGTGAATTGGAATTAATAACTGCATGTAAATATTTCTGCCGGATTTTTTATGATATGAATGAAATGGCTGATTTTTGTAAGAAATCATAA
- a CDS encoding DUF366 family protein, which yields MKHLKLEDRTCYDGSQIQPMWAFKTFGIKDSSIISWMGPMKIEPNHLVDFEDVGLEIKGNNMLHFIVEHFDVQPANINMCYHRQRILVMIIKDILNDFGIRTSRKGDDLYIKKSSSKNDKIGKLSVSIATCSISSMKIHFALNLTEKGTPKDVETAGLFECGLINEDICIITEKICKNYIIEIESITEDISKTKVF from the coding sequence ATGAAACACTTGAAACTTGAAGATAGAACTTGTTATGATGGAAGCCAGATTCAACCTATGTGGGCTTTTAAAACATTTGGTATAAAGGATTCATCTATTATAAGTTGGATGGGGCCAATGAAAATTGAACCAAATCATTTGGTAGACTTTGAGGATGTGGGTCTAGAAATAAAGGGAAACAATATGTTACATTTTATTGTTGAACATTTTGATGTTCAGCCTGCAAATATTAACATGTGTTACCATAGACAACGAATCCTTGTTATGATTATTAAAGATATACTTAATGATTTTGGAATAAGAACATCAAGAAAGGGTGATGATCTTTACATCAAAAAGTCAAGTTCAAAGAATGATAAGATAGGAAAATTATCAGTTTCAATTGCAACTTGCTCCATTAGCAGCATGAAGATTCATTTTGCACTGAACCTAACTGAAAAGGGAACACCGAAGGATGTAGAGACTGCAGGTTTGTTCGAATGTGGTTTGATTAATGAAGATATATGTATTATCACTGAAAAAATCTGTAAAAATTATATAATTGAAATTGAATCAATTACTGAAGATATAAGTAAAACAAAGGTATTTTAA